Proteins from a single region of Melanotaenia boesemani isolate fMelBoe1 chromosome 3, fMelBoe1.pri, whole genome shotgun sequence:
- the tasora gene encoding protein TASOR isoform X2 → MDDILARRAVFRPRRVSAAANLGANVSLQDGEGFYVSTTRETQPDLGRISSFGGRMERRNSAPQVVHQRHMPMEPKKFHIPRKTKEKKALFQYISTESREYEDMKTILTSSYIDTNSTGCFTYRNPRLVHSELLEKEFVEKRKEMKAEGRTDKELEESYCFLLTNFLELTSLCEKGLTLGQTRITVLGDPNKGVYLSRYSDLLQMNSFTPGTTGEIIIFKVMKGKVKSIYENMKNVVDPTPRFDSHIAKNASKITSLTCYRAFELTQQYFYEYSFDELRQRPRQVCPYAVVAFQIKGKDAPLPNKPLTPIRLNSQSSESSKAQFTVWSGELTKNNRVLFQISLCSSSSPFLPHRVPEKLEIGYLMRLDQVTKLLHPGLFSYNLYNSSQEVVTNDHYCSLLEVIDRNRSTTSVTKLLQELEIKRVVLVTPLTDRGFLFLLSSVQMATPNERGETWKRCLQALFVFPETRDVAKSTSRYTSSSEESLVSGVSVMSRLSEFIPALHHALVKARANPPPKLSIGVELQTREYLTGLTDGSVRQYSMTAYDSKADEEGQLFPPPKHHQVNMDSYLQSYLSSPMAYLLSVARAKEVVEAHCGSVQPQETRHRNSYGSQTEAMEKRATSNKKDGETDNQKMQQLLDLILTCKRNAENEVRREEGAGLKAPERKRKMEQETAERALKYFKASQGHRKQSKIPVDGSSVPSAPVSLASVMGFLGLKDVDLREDGSELATRLTKQLTDLIHAANQSHTETKEEGPKESNLLGRLAAKLGLPANCDIDLRTQEELEEQTAGSISSLEGFSPSSHSGDTNHHGAAGRGGGRVMLGRKAEANEQEEEEWEIPWVLIPITGLCSDRYSQRDKNTPQDPRFQHLTMETIISTKPKPSRKSPTLSPESSSSASPFQFPSPEASLPPSPSQCPSPDPSPPLSPSQCPSPEPSPPTSPSQCISPEPSPPLSPSQCPSPQPSPPTSPASSLPPEINPLLSSSQFQSLELNKFSSLIKDRSGANEQHLAPTAFREFPALSGENQMKSEEPSLSTPIHPFNAPALGQLIKLSPPPTEEVEEAEGKVEDVKDNGLEERNESQLPEKGLNQCKEAADKCKPDKREVEDMILEVTSEKEKNTEVEGGSVFSPLFSTVACPHRNIDSIVDKHMGDFSSEIQLLLQGERVHYSIPQPPNSTLDTKTTTSQHTFHYTSVSQFSEYVSFYNPCPPVQDYVSPLRDSINRMLIEYIDSWPQQKTDSSWSNTDTTLASTVSDFVASVRAANSIPGREDDVSGLRGEQTVADIGLSVCQDPAHSRGDDVWRHDTTNWSSPTSQVTLTNPTSASGPVYKPGNSLEISRTVTQNIKQTQDNSTRRTVVCAAVVEDEGDLAVANCTITVPGLGAASVPVAEPSQSFESVSSLISASVPEASTGPTPSAKDLNSVINQLEPDVLNNLVEIMKDIKRKSLQFYIHCTEPGDHVYEEIKEHLLKLGNVPQSPMDFLNQESSDSGLLVIIKNKDIAGHIHKIPGLVSLKRHSSVVFAGIDSLDDVKNNSCIELFVSGGCIVSDDLVLSPDVVTKDQLAALLRLLEQHSSPESVWRWKIHCKTHKKLKEQARFRRDAANLLDLLTSYQKRQIVDLLPYHHCDMNPQSPDLDCLIELQARYTQFRHTVFLTERHHEKFPVNSKEGIIVAGIEEILHNFTTMVGCHNIKEKQLLVEDLLAPKGLSKQLTHGDSVLASELSPSAVPDHIHSISSSHQPQYNPSQSSSSIHASDQLVPDTLCEDRMPLATSRDMEFLQQAIRQLRAERWEQLQQLQQQQQQLELEEKSRISPLKNVIPNPVGSGSDHETPPLAQGDPTESSQHTPASKVVSATLESTHSNLWKENGCNSRQQPPTEGRKQRGSTEGEEPGDQIERSPERVVGFHKEKWAPDNGDASTPSSNQSTAAAAGLNNQTEPTNDKGEEMTAQQEQPEISQAAKPDTSATYSQKDDRSSKTQSTLEQPVRAEVPPSSNSTSSSTEVTGTRITVVTNQEYYPNPTLNHLHFQQPQLRPQQNLNDSHSPSQTPPYSQQPQRSVGLLQTPHMPRFHGQPFPPGPLLGPLTPLGGIRGFLGPPHLWPGSLSRTGAPLVWGFQQTGRDFLRGYYNPAAPGSNMYRGGRGGGFNGM, encoded by the exons AACCACAGGGGAGATAATCATCTTTAAAGTGATGAAG ggAAAAGTGAAGAGCATCTATGAAAACATGAAGAATGTTGTTGACCCAACGCCTCGCTTCGACAGCCATATTGCTAAGAATGCCAGTAAAATAACATCACTAACATGCTACCGCGCCTTTGAGCTCACACAG CAATATTTTTACGAGTATTCATTTGACGAGCTGCGGCAGAGGCCTCGTCAGGTGTGTCCATATGCCGTTGTCGCCTTCCAGATTAAAGGAAAAGATGCTCCACTTCCCAACAAACCTTTAACACCCATCAG GTTAAACAGTCAGTCATCGGAGAGCAGTAAAG CTCAGTTCACAGTATGGAGCGGAGAgttaacaaaaaataatcggGTTCTCTTTCAAATCTCTCTTTGTTCCAGCTCATCTCCTTTTCTGCCTCATAGAGT ACCAGAGAAGTTGGAAATTGGATATTTGATGAGGCTTGATCAAGTGACCAAGCTCCTCCACCCTGGCCTGTTCTCCTACAACCTCTACAACAGCAGCCAAGAAG TTGTGACCAATGACCATTACTGCAGTCTTCTGGAGGTGATTGACAGAAATCGGTCTACAACCAGTGTGACAAAACTTCTGCAGGAACTGGAGATAAAGAGAGTG gttcTGGTGACTCCACTCACAGACAGAGGTTTTCTTTTCCTGCTCTCCAGTGTTCAAATGGCAACACCTAATG agagAGGAGAGACCTGGAAGAGGTGTCTTCAGGCCTTGTTTGTTTTCCCAGAGACCAGAGACGTGGCCAAATCGA CGTCAAGATATACCTCCTCTTCCGAGGAGTCACTGGTATCTGGTGTCTCAGTAATGTCACGGCTAAGTGAGTTTATCCCAGCATTGCACCATGCTCTAGTCAAAGCCAGAGCCAACCCTCCTCCTAAACTTTCTATTGGTGTGGAGCTTCAGACACGGGAATACCTCACTGGCTTGACTGATGGCAGT GTTCGACAGTATTCCATGACTGCGTATGACTCCAAAGCAGATGAGGAGGGACAGTTGTTTCCTCCTCCCAAACACCATCAGGTTAACATGGACAGCTATCTGCAGTCTTACCTGTCCAGCCCCATGGCCTACCTGCTGTCAGTGGCTCGGGCGAAGGAGGTGGTGGAGGCGCACTGTGGTTCTGTGCAGCCACAAGAGACGAGGCACAGAAACAGTTATGGTAGCCAGACAGAAGCCATGGAGAAACGGGCAACAAGCAACAAGAAAGATGGGGAAACAGATAATCAAAAG atgcAGCAGCTCTTAGACCTCATTTTGACCTGTAAGAGGAATGCAGAAAATGAGgtgaggagggaggaaggagcGGGACTGAAGGCAccggagaggaagaggaagatggaACAGGAGACGGCAGAGAGGGCACTTAAATACTTCAAAGCTTCACAGGGACACAGAAAGCAAAGCAAGATCCCAG TTGATGGAAGCAGTGTTCCCTCAGCTCCTGTTTCTCTTGCATCTGTGATGGGCTTTTTGGGTTTGAAGGATGTGGATCTGAGGGAAGATGGGTCTGAACTAGCTACCAGACTTACCAAGCAACTGACAG ACCTCATCCATGCTGCCAATCAAAGCCATACTGAGACAAAAGAGGAAGGACCGAAGGAGTCTAATTTATTGGGTAGACTGGCTGCAAAGCTGGGCCTGCCAGCTAATTGTGACATTGACCTGAGGACACAGGAAGAGCTGGAG gagcaGACAGCAGGCAGCATCAGTAGTTTGGAGGGATTCAGTCCCAGTTCGCACAGTGGGGACACAAATCACCACGGAGCAGCAGGTAGAGGAGGAGGACGAGTAATGCTGGGGAGGAAAGCAGAAGCTAAtgaacaggaggaggaagagtggGAGATCCCGTGGGTCCTCATCCCCATTACAG gtCTGTGTTCAGACAGGTACTCTCAGAGAGACAAGAATACCCCTCAGGATCCTCGGTTTCAGCACCTTACCATGGAAACGATTATCTCCACAAAACCCAAACCTTCCAGGAAAAGCCCCACCTTGTCTCCTGAGTCTAGTTCTTCTGCCTCCCCCTTCCAGTTTCCATCCCCTGAGGCCAGCCTTCCCCCCTCCCCCTCTCAGTGCCCATCACCAGACCCCAGCCCACCCCTTTCACCTTCCCAGTGTCCATCTCCTGAGCCCAGTCCCCCCACTTCTCCATCTCAGTGCATTTCCCCAGAGCCCAGCCCTCCCCTATCCCCCTCTCAGTGCCCATCTCCGCAACCCAGTCCCCCCACTTCTCCAGCTTCGTCCTTGCCACCTGAGATCAACCCTCTTCTGTCATCCTCCCAGTTCCAGTCCCTGGAGCTGAATAAGTTCAGCTCTCTTATTAAGGACCGGAGTGGAGCTAACGAGCAGCATTTGGCCCCCACAGCCTTCAGGGAGTTTCCAG CACTGTCCGGTGAAAATCAAATGAAGAGTGAAGAGCCTTCTCTGTctacacccatccatccatttaatGCTCCAGCTCTAGGGCAGTTGATTAAACTCTCACCACCACCCACTGAGGAAGTAGAGGAGGCAGAGGGAAAGGTGGAAGATGTGAAGGATAACGGTTTAGAGGAGAGAAACGAATCTCAGCTACCTGAGAAAGGACTGAACCAATGCAAAGAAGCTGCTGATAAATGTAAACCAGATAAGAGAGAGGTGGAGGATATGATACTAGAGGTAACTagtgaaaaggagaaaaatacagAAGTGGAAGGTGGTTCTGTGTTTTCTCCTTTATTCTCAACTGTTGCTTGTCCTCACAGAAATATTGACAGCATTGTGGACAAACACATGGGAGACTTTTCCTCTGAGATACAGCTCCTCCTGCAGGGGGAGCGCGTTCACTACAGCATCCCACAGCCCCCAAACTCCACTTTAGACACAAAAACGACCACATCTCAGCACACATTCCACTACACATCAGTGTCTCAATTTTCAGAATATGTATCTTTTTACAACCCCTGCCCCCCAGTTCAGGACTATGTGAGTCCATTACGGGACAGCATTAACAGGATGCTAATAGAGTATATTGACAGCTGGCCACAACAAAAAACTGACTCTAGCTGGTCTAATACGGACACCACACTGGCAAGCACTGTTAGCGATTTTGTTGCTAGTGTCCGAGCAGCTAATTCCATACCGGGAAGGGAGGATGATGTTTCAGGTCTCCGTGGTGAGCAGACAGTTGCTGACATTGGACTGTCAGTTTGTCAAGACCCTGCACACTCCAGAGGAGATGACGTGTGGAGACATGACACTACTAATTGGAGTTCTCCAACATCTCAAGTCACATTAACTAATCCTACCTCTGCATCTGGTCCTGTCTACAAACCTGGTAACAGTTTAGAGATCAGCAGGACAGTCACTCAAAACATCAAGCAAACCCAAGATAACAGCACTCGGAGGACTGTAGTCTGTGCTGCTGTTGTAGAAGATGAAGGTGATCTTGCTGTTGCAAACTGCACCATAACTGTGCCAGGCTTAGGCGCTGCTTCTGTGCCAGTAGCAGAACCTTCCCAGTCCTTTGAGTCAGTCTCTAGCCTGATTTCTGCATCCGTCCCTGAGGCCAGTACCGGACCCACTCCATCTGCCAAAGACTTGAACTCTGTAATTAATCAGCTGGAGCCAGATGTGTTAAACAATCTGGTGGAGATTATGAAAGACATCAAGAGAAAGTCCCTGCAGTTCTACATCCACTGCACTGAGCCAGGAGACCATGTCTATGAAGAGATCAAG GAACACCTGTTGAAACTGGGTAATGTGCCGCAGAGTCCTATGGACTTTTTAAACCAAGAAAGCTCGGATAGTGGACTGCTGGTCATTATCAAGAACAAAGACATAGCTGGACACATACACAAG ATTCCAGGCCTCGTGTCTCTGAAGCGACACTCTTCTGTGGTGTTTGCGGGGATTGATTCATTGGATGACGTGAAAAACAACAGCTGCATTGAGCTTTTTGTTTCTGGAGGCTGCATTGTCTCAGATGATTTGGTCCTCAGTCCAGATGTAGTTACTAAAG ATCAACTGGCTGCTTTGCTGAGGCTCCTGGAACAGCACAGTTCTCCTGAGAGTGTTTGGAGGTGGAAAATTCACTGTAAAACccacaaaaaattaaaagaacagGCCAG gTTCCGGAGAGACGCAGCGAACCTGCTGGATTTACTTACATCCTATCAGAAGCGACAGATTGTAGATCTTCTCCCCTATCATCACTGCGACATGAACCCTCAGTCTCCCGACCTCGACTGTCTTATTGAGCTCCAAGCCCGATACACACAGTTCCGACACACAGTCTTCCTCACTG AGCGTCATCACGAGAAGTTCCCTGTTAACTCCAAGGAGGGTATCATTGTTGCTGGAATTGAAGAAATTCTGCACAACTTCACCACAATGGTTGGATGTCACAACATCAAGGAAAAGCAGTTATTAGTCGAGGATCTGCTGGCTCCCAAAG GTCTGAGCAAGCAGCTGACTCATGGGGACTCGGTCTTAGCCTCTGAACTCTCTCCTTCAGCCGTCCCAGATCATATCCACTCAATCTCTTCTAGCCACCAACCCCAGTACAACCCTTCACAGTCCAGCTCCAGCATCCATGCATCTGACCAGCTTGTCCCAGACACCTTATGTGAGGACAGGATGCCGCTGGCTACAAGCAGGGACATGGAGTTCCTCCAACAGGCCATCAGACAGTTAAGAGCAGAGCGCTGGGAGCAGCTTCAACAgttacaacagcagcagcagcagttagaGTTGGAGGAGAAGTCAAGAATCAGCCCTCTCAAAAATGTAATTCCAAATCCTGTTGGTTCAGGCAGTGATCATGAAACCCCTCCTTTGGCCCAGGGAGATCCCACAGAGTCATCCCAGCACACCCCTGCCAGCAAAGTTGTCTCAGCCACTCTGGAGTCAACCCACTCCAACCTGTGGAAAGAAAATGGGTGCAACAGCAGACAACAGCCTCCCACAGAGGGAAGGAAGCAAAGAGGGAGCACAGAAGGAGAAGAACCTGGAGATCAGATAGAGCGTAGTCCTGAGAGAGTTGTGGGGTTCCACAAAGAAAAGTGGGCTCCAGATAATGGTGATGCATCAACCCCTTCATCCAATCAGAGCACAGCTGCGGCAGCAGGACTGAACAATCAGACAGAACCAACCAATGATAAAGGAGAAGAAATGACGGCTCAGCAagaacaacctgaaatttctCAAGCAGCTAAACCTGATACATCCGCAACTTACTCCCAAAAAGACGACAGATCCAG TAAGACACAGTCGACTCTGGAACAGCCAGTAAGAGCTGAAGTACCACCATCAAGCAACAGCACATCCAGTAGCACCGAGGTAACTGGAACAAGAATCACCGTGGTAACCAACCAGGAATACTACCCCAATCCTACCCTGAATCATCTACACTTCCAGCAGCCGCAACTGAGACCGCAGCAAAACCTCAACGATTCGCATAGCCCATCGCAGACCCCTCCTTACAGCCAGCAGCCACAGCGGTCTGTGGGCCTCCTGCAGACCCCCCACATGCCTCGGTTCCATGGTCAGCCTTTCCCTCCAGGGCCTTTACTGGGGCCACTAACTCCTCTTGGAGGGATAAGAGGCTTTCTTGGTCCCCCACATCTCTGGCCAGGAAGTTTATCCCGAACAGGTGCTCCCCTGGTCTGGGGTTTCCAACAGACAGGTAGAGACTTCTTAAGAGGGTACTACAACCCCGCAGCTCCAGGCAGCAACATGTACAGAGGAGGGCGAGGAGGAGGCTTTAATGGGATGTAG